In one Haemophilus parainfluenzae genomic region, the following are encoded:
- the yacG gene encoding DNA gyrase inhibitor YacG: MSDEIFEVPCPTCQKPVPWTQESQFRPFCSKRCQLIDLGEWAAEEKAIPSDTADFAMDPNLSDEWSIK; encoded by the coding sequence ATGTCTGATGAAATTTTTGAAGTCCCCTGCCCAACATGTCAAAAGCCAGTGCCTTGGACACAGGAAAGTCAATTTCGCCCTTTTTGCAGCAAACGTTGCCAACTCATTGATTTAGGTGAATGGGCTGCAGAAGAAAAAGCCATTCCAAGTGATACTGCTGATTTTGCCATGGATCCCAATCTCAGTGATGAATGGAGTATCAAATGA
- a CDS encoding prepilin peptidase, with protein sequence MMTFAFFLLGGFAGIFAWLYIDHFIPNLQQEIYQNYIELYPENRPIFHSEKAAIQSQKCGHIFLYFLGFGLCFAALYYFLQDELFTLWLAITLSLIFVISWLDWHYQLISPTPCLFLFFLGLFGAHQKLSILTLSQSLESAVSFFGVFYIIYHLSKWFYKKEALGRGDYWLALGIGTYLTIAHLPLFLFIACLLGIIGYWISRKPVLPFAPFLCLSLIITSAITL encoded by the coding sequence ATGATGACATTCGCCTTTTTCTTATTGGGAGGTTTCGCTGGCATCTTTGCTTGGCTTTATATTGATCATTTTATCCCTAATCTCCAACAAGAAATTTATCAGAACTATATCGAACTTTATCCTGAAAACAGACCCATTTTCCATAGCGAAAAAGCAGCCATTCAATCTCAAAAGTGTGGTCATATTTTCCTTTATTTTTTAGGGTTTGGACTCTGTTTTGCTGCACTCTATTATTTTCTTCAGGATGAATTATTTACTTTATGGCTCGCGATTACGCTTAGTCTCATCTTTGTTATCAGTTGGCTAGACTGGCACTATCAACTGATTTCACCTACACCTTGCCTGTTTTTATTTTTCCTGGGTTTATTCGGCGCACATCAAAAACTTTCAATTCTGACGCTTTCTCAAAGTTTAGAAAGTGCGGTTAGTTTTTTCGGTGTTTTTTATATCATCTATCATTTGTCTAAATGGTTTTATAAGAAGGAAGCTTTAGGCCGTGGCGATTATTGGCTTGCTTTGGGAATCGGCACTTATCTCACCATCGCGCACTTACCACTTTTCTTATTCATTGCCTGTCTATTAGGCATCATAGGTTATTGGATTTCTCGTAAACCTGTTTTACCTTTCGCGCCCTTTCTTTGCTTATCTTTAATCATCACCAGTGCAATAACCCTATAA
- a CDS encoding GNAT family N-acetyltransferase, producing MSLQHQDNGKQGEFFLLDEQGKKIAKLTYFYETPDTINANHTFVDESLRGQGVADKLYQALIHFIQAKKLTLHPTCSYIARKWERTQSSQSQA from the coding sequence ATGAGTCTTCAGCATCAAGATAATGGTAAACAGGGTGAGTTTTTCTTACTCGATGAGCAAGGAAAGAAAATCGCGAAACTCACCTATTTTTATGAAACACCCGATACCATTAATGCTAATCACACGTTTGTTGATGAGTCTCTTCGAGGACAAGGTGTGGCAGACAAACTCTATCAAGCCTTAATTCATTTTATCCAGGCTAAAAAGCTGACATTACACCCAACTTGTAGCTATATTGCAAGAAAATGGGAACGAACCCAATCTTCTCAATCCCAAGCTTAA
- the coaE gene encoding dephospho-CoA kinase (Dephospho-CoA kinase (CoaE) performs the final step in coenzyme A biosynthesis.), whose translation MTYIVGLTGGIGSGKSTIANLFVDLGVPIVDADIVAREVVEKGSPLLAQIAEHFGKSILTEEGELNRAELRKKVFADENEKNWLNHLLHPAIRERMLAQLNAQTAPYTLFVVPLLIENKLTTLCDRVLVIDVKPETQLARASSRDHNNIQQIQAIMNAQVSREERLKWADDIISNDAKLPENLPHLKQKVLKLHQFYLSESRKKNV comes from the coding sequence ATGACTTATATTGTAGGCCTTACTGGTGGTATCGGTAGTGGAAAAAGCACGATTGCAAATCTCTTTGTTGACCTTGGTGTACCCATTGTTGATGCTGATATTGTGGCAAGAGAAGTGGTCGAAAAAGGCTCGCCGCTGCTTGCTCAAATTGCTGAGCACTTTGGAAAATCGATTCTGACTGAAGAAGGTGAATTAAATCGAGCTGAGCTACGAAAAAAAGTATTTGCAGACGAAAATGAAAAAAACTGGCTCAATCATTTATTACATCCTGCTATTCGCGAAAGAATGTTAGCGCAATTAAATGCTCAGACCGCTCCTTATACCTTGTTTGTCGTTCCACTGCTTATTGAAAACAAGCTCACCACGCTTTGCGATCGCGTACTTGTTATTGATGTTAAACCTGAAACTCAACTCGCTCGTGCATCATCGAGAGATCATAATAATATTCAGCAAATTCAAGCTATTATGAATGCACAAGTCAGCCGAGAAGAAAGATTAAAATGGGCGGATGATATCATTTCAAATGATGCAAAATTGCCAGAAAACTTACCGCACTTAAAACAAAAAGTGCTAAAATTGCACCAATTTTATTTAAGTGAATCGAGAAAGAAAAATGTCTGA